One stretch of Peromyscus leucopus breed LL Stock unplaced genomic scaffold, UCI_PerLeu_2.1 scaffold_1445, whole genome shotgun sequence DNA includes these proteins:
- the LOC114688859 gene encoding zinc finger protein 120-like: protein MGELENHNMDAVTYDDVHVNFTQEEWALLDPSQKNLYKDVMLETYMNLTVLGYNWDDLEVEEHCQSFEQHERHERSQKGEKQYECNQCGKAFAQHGNLKSHQKTHTGEKPYESNQCGKAFARQSVLQLHKRTHSGEKPYECDQCAKAFRHHGNLQRHTRTHTGEKPYECDQCTKAFGNHSNLQRHTRTHTGEKPYECNQCGKAFAQSSALQLHKRTHTGEKPYECNQCGKAFAQSSALQLHKRTHTGEKPYECNQCGRAFAQHGHLQLHKRTHTGEKPYECNQCGKACA, encoded by the exons GATGCCGtgacctatgatgatgtgcaTGTCAACTTCACTCAGGAGGAGTGGGCATTGCTGGATCCTTCCCAAAAGAATCTCTAtaaagatgtgatgctggaaaCATATATGAACCTCACTG TTTTAGGATACAATTGGGACGATCTTGAAGttgaagaacattgtcaaagttTTGAGCAACATGAAAG gcatgaaagaagtcaaaagggagagaaacaatatgaatgcaatcaatgtggtaaagcctttgcacaacatGGTAATCTTAaaagccatcagaaaacacatactggagagaaaccctatgaatctaatcagtgtggtaaagcctttgctcgCCAGAGTGTTCTTCaattgcataaaagaacacatagtggagagaaaccatatgaatGTGATCAATGTGCTAAAGCCTTTAGACATCATGGTAATCTTCAAAGACAtacaagaacacatactggagagaaaccctatgaatgtgatCAATGTACTAAAGCCTTTGGAAATCATAGTAATCTTCAAAGGCAtacaagaacacatactggagaaaaaccctatgaatgtaatcagtgtggtaaagcctttgcacaaagCAGTGCTCTTCaattgcataaaagaacacatactggagagaaaccctatgaatgtaatcagtgtggtaaagcttttgcacAAAGCAGTGCTCTTCaattgcataaaagaacacatactggagagaaaccctatgaatgtaatcagtgtggtagaGCCTTTGCACAACATGGCCATCTTCaattgcataaaagaacacatactggagagaaaccctatgaatgtaatcagtgtggtaaagcctgtGCATAA